One genomic segment of Sparus aurata chromosome 24, fSpaAur1.1, whole genome shotgun sequence includes these proteins:
- the LOC115576833 gene encoding sodium channel protein type 2 subunit alpha-like isoform X2 — MAQLLVPPGPDSFRPFAPESLAAIERRIAEEEARRPRAERRSDSDDDNGPKPNSDLEAGKSLPFIYGDIPRPLVSTPLEDMDPYYSNQKTFIVLNRGKAIFRFNATPALYILNPFNPLRRVAIRVLVHSMFSMLIMFTILTNCAFMTLSNPPEWAKNVEYTFTGIYTFESLIKILARGFCVGKFTFLRDPWNWLDFSVILMAYVTEFVDLGNVSALRTFRVLRALKTISVIPGLKTIVGALIQSVKKLSDVMILTVFCLSVFALIGLQLFMGNLRQKCVRLPVSTNGTNGTNITADDMPFFNSTMGIATLTLNATESPFNWTEYISDDNNYYYLPGRRDALLCGNGSGAGLCPEGFICIKAGRNPDYGYTSFDTFSWAFLSLFRLMTQDYWENLYQQTLRAAGKPYMIFFVLVIFLGSFYLVNLILAVVAMAYDEQNQATIEEAQQKEEEFQAMLEQLKRQQEEAQVAAAAATESGEYSGRGGPTSESSSGTSKLSSKSAKERRNRRKKRKQREEEEERGARDKFHKSESEDSIKRSSFRFSIDANRLSYEKRCSSPNQSLLSIRGSLFSPRRNSRASLFSFRGRARDMGSENDFADDEHSTFEESDSRRGSLFLPRRLERRCSAVSQTSLGAPRIMLPANGKMHCSVDCNGVVSLVGGTSVTTSPVGLLLPEGTTTDTELKKRRSGFHQPSMDYLEEPGGRQRAMSVASILTNTMEELEESRQKCPPCWYRFANTGLIWDCCPAWLKIKEVVNSVVMDPFVDLAITICIVLNTLFMAMEHYPMTTEFANVLSVGNLVFTGIFTAEMCFKIIALDPYYYFQEGWNVFDGIIVSLSLIELGLANVEGLSVLRSFRLLRVFKLAKSWPTLNMLIKIIGNSVGALGNLTLVLAIIVFIFAVVGMQLFGKSYKECVCKISDDCQLPRWHMHDFFHSFLIVFRVLCGEWIETMWDCMEVAGQSMCLIVFMMVMVIGNLVVLNLFLALLLSSFSADNLAATDDDSEMNNLQIAVGRIQRGIAFVKTTVRHFLQSLCFSGGGKGSGLAEESKPLDELHSNGKGNCISNHTSVDITKDPSGVYMTEGNGRPGGGLVVGVVVGGDTTGKYPMDECDYMSFIHNPSLTVTVPIAVGESDFENLNTEDFSSDSSDVEGSKEKLDAEPQRLSSSEGSTVDIRPPGDGVDSVELEPEESLDPEACFTEGCVRRFQCCQINEEGAHYKNWWNLRKTCFIIVEHNWFESFIIFMILLSSGALAFEDIYIEQRRTIKTVLEYADKVFTYIFILEMLLKWVAYGFVKYFTNAWCWLDFLIVDVSLVSLVANALGYSELTAIKSLRTLRALRPLRALSRFEGMRVVVNALLGAIPSIMNVLLVCLIFWLIFSIMGVNLFAGKYYYCVNTTNDEVFPISVVNNMTECLNLINDSARWKNVKINFDNVGAGYLALLQVATFKGWMDIMYAAVDSRDLEEQPEYEVNLYMYLYFVIFIIFGSFFTLNLFIGVIIDNFNQQKKKFGGQDIFMTEEQKKYYNAMKKLGSKKPQKPIPRPANAFQGCVFDCITKQAFDIVIMILICLNMVTMMVETDDQTLDMDNTLYWINLVFIVLFTGECVLKMISLRHYYFTIGWNIFDFVVVILSIVGMFLSEVIEKYFVSPTLFRVIRLARIGRILRLIKGAKGIRTLLFALMMSLPALFNIGLLLFLVMFIYAIFGMSNFAYVKREAGIDDMFNFETFGNSMICLFQITTSAGWDGLLAPILNKREPDCDSQMEHPGNYYKGNCGNPSVGIFFFVSYIIICFLIVVNMYIAVILENFSVATEESAEPLSEDDFEMFYEVWERFDPDATQFMEYSKLSDFADALDPPLRMPKPNMIQLISMDLPMVSGERIHCLDILFAFTKRVLGEGGEMDVLRGQMEERFMASNPSKVSYEPITTTLRRKQEDMSAIIIQRAFRRYMIRLAMKKASALYKEKLKEGIRDPDKDVMVISKFTENSTSDKMDMTPSTASPPSYNSVTKSDKDKYEKENREKENKGKDSKDRKK, encoded by the exons ATGGCACAGCTGCTTGTACCGCCCGGACCTGACAGCTTCCGCCCCTTCGCCCCCGAGTCGCTGGCCGCCATCGAGAGGCGCATCGCCGAGGAGGAGGCCCGGAGACCGCGGGCGGAGCGCCGCAGCGACAGCGACGATGACAATGGGCCCAAACCCAACAGCGACCTGGAGGCGGGGAAGTCTCTCCCCTTCATCTACGGGGACATCCCTCGCCCCCTGGTGTCCACTCCTCTGGAGGACATGGACCCCTACTACAGCAATCAGAAG aCCTTCATAGTATTGAATCGCGGGAAGGCAATCTTCCGTTTCAACGCCACTCCTGCCTTGTACATCTTAAACCCCTTCAACCCTCTAAGGAGGGTAGCCATTAGAGTTTTAGTACACTC GATGTTCAGCATGTTGATCATGTTCACCATCCTGACCAACTGTGCTTTCATGACCCTCAGTAACCCCCCGGAATGGGCCAAGAATGTAGA gtaCACATTCACAGGGATTTACACCTTCGAGTCCCTTATAAAGATCCTGGCCAGGGGCTTCTGTGTGGGGAAGTTCACTTTCCTGCGGGACCCGTGGAACTGGCTGGATTTCAGTGTTATCCTCATGGC ATATGTCACAGAGTTTGTGGACCTGGGCAATGTCTCAGCACTGCGAACCTTCAGGGTTCTGCGAGCCCTGAAAACTATATCAGTCATCCCAG GCTTGAAGACCATCGTCGGCGCACTGATCCAGTCGGTAAAGAAGCTGTCGGACGTCATGATCCTCACCGTGTTCTGCCTCAGCGTCTTCGCCCTCATTGGCCTGCAGCTCTTCATGGGCAACCTGAGACAGAAGTGCGTGCGCTTGCCAGTCAGCACCAACGGCACCAACGGCACCAACATCACCGCAGACGACATGCCGTTTTTCAACAGCACCATGGGTATCGCCACGCTCACGCTGAACGCCACGGAGAGCCCGTTCAACTGGACGGAGTACATCAGCGATGATA aTAATTACTATTACCTTCCTGGCCGCAGGGACGCTCTGCTCTGTGGGAACGGCAGCGGCGCAGG GCTCTGTCCGGAGGGCTTCATATGCATAAAAGCTGGTCGTAATCCAGACTATGGCTACACCAGCTTTGACACCTTCAGCTGGGCGTTCCTCTCTCTGTTCCGACTAATGACCCAGGACTACTGGGAAAACCTCTACCAGCAG ACTTTGCGCGCAGCAGGAAAACCCTACATGATCTTCTTTGTGCTGGTGATCTTCCTGGGCTCCTTCTACCTGGTCAACCTGATCTTGGCTGTCGTGGCCATGGCTTACGACGAGCAGAACCAGGCGACCATCGAGGAGGCccagcagaaggaggaggagttcCAGGCCATGCTGGAGCAGCTGAagagacagcaggaggaggcaCAG GTTGCCGCGGCAGCAGCCACGGAGAGCGGAGAGTACAGCGGGAGAGGGGGCCCCACCTCCGAGTCCTCCTCAGGGACGTCTAAGCTGAGCTCGAAAAGTGCCAAGGAGCGGCGCAACAGGCGCaagaagaggaagcagagggaggaggaggaggagaggggggcaAGGGACAAGTTCCACAAGTCTGAGTCCGAGGACAGCATCAAGAGGTCCAGCTTTCGCTTCTCTATCGATGCCAACAGGCTCTCCTATGAGAAGAGATGCTCCTCACCCAACCAG TCCCTCCTCAGTATCCGTGGATCACTCTTCTCACCTCGGAGGAACAGCCGAGCGAGCCTGTTCAGCTTCCGAGGCCGCGCGCGAGACATGGGCTCCGAGAACGACTTCGCCGACGACGAGCACAGCACCTTCGAGGAGAGCGACAGCCGCCGGGGCTCCCTGTTCTTGCCACGCCGCCTCGAGCGCCGCTGCAGCGCCGTCAGCCAGACCAGCCTCGGGGCGCCAAGGATCATGCTGCCCGCCAACGGCAAGATGCACTGCTCCGTAGACTGCAACGGTGTGGTGTCGCTGGTCGGTGGGACTTCAGTAACAACCTCCCCTGTAGGTCTCCTGCTGCCTGAG gGGACGACCACAGATACTGAGCTTAAGAAACGGAGGTCGGGTTTTCACCAGCCATCCATGGATTATTTAGAGGAACCAGGGGGCAGGCAGAGAGCCATGAGTGTGGCCAGTATACTCACCAACACCATGGAAG AGCTTGAGGAGTCGAGACAGAAATGCCCCCCTTGCTGGTATAGATTTGCCAACACCGGTCTGATCTGGGATTGTTGCCCAGCATGGCTGAAAATCAAGGAGGTAGTCAACAGTGTGGTCATGGACCCATTTGTTGATCTGGCTATCACCATTTGTATCGTCCTCAACACGCTTTTCATGGCCATGGAGCATTACCCCATGACTACAGAGTTCGCTAACGTCCTCTCAGTTGGAAACCTG GTGTTCACTGGCATCTTCACAGCAGAGATGTGCTTTAAGATCATCGCCCTGGATCCCTACTACTACTTCCAGGAGGGCTGGAACGTCTTTGACGGCATCATTGTCAGTCTGAGTCTGATAGAGCTCGGCTTGGCCAACGTGGAAGGCCTCTCTGTGCTCAGGTCCTTCAGATTG CTGAGGGTCTTCAAATTGGCCAAGTCCTGGCCCACTCTGAACATGCTGATCAAGATCATTGGTAACTCAGTGGGCGCTCTGGGGAACTTGACTCTGGTGCTGGCCATCATCGTATTCATCTTCGCCGTGGTGGGCATGCAGCTGTTTGGCAAGAGCTacaaggagtgtgtgtgtaagatcTCCGACGACTGTCAGCTGCCTCGCTGGCACATGCACGACTTCTTCCACTCCTTCCTCATCGTGTTCCGGGTGCTGTGCGGAGAGTGGATCGAGACCATGTGGGACTGCATGGAGGTGGCCGGGCAGAGCATGTGCCTGATTGTCTTCATGATGGTCATGGTCATTGGAAACCTGGTG GTTCTGAACCTGTTCCTGGCTCTCCTTCTGAGCTCATTCAGCGCTGACAACCTGGCAGCAACAGACGATGACAGTGAGATGAACAACCTGCAGATCGCAGTTGGCCGGATCCAGCGGGGCATCGCATTCGTCAAAACAACTGTGCGTCATTTCCTCCAGAGCCTCTGCTTTAGTGGGGGTGGTAAGGGCTCCGGTCTGGCTGAGGAGAGCAAACCTCTGGATGAACTGCACAGCAACGGCAAGGGCAACTGCATCTCCAACCACACTTCAGTGGACATCACCAAAGACCCAAGTGGGGTGTACATGACAGAAGGCAATGGACGGCCAGGAGGGGGGCTGGTAGTTGGGGTCGTGGTTGGTGGGGACACTACGGGGAAGTACCCAATGGATGAATGTGACTACATGTCATTTATTCATAACCCCAGCCTGACAGTCACGGTGCCTATCGCTGTGGGCGAGTCAGACTTTGAAAACCTAAACACAGAAGATTTCAGCAGCGACTCGTCGGATGTGGAGGGCAGCAAAGAG AAGCTCGATGCAGAGCCCCAGCGTCTGAGTTCATCCGAGGGGAGCACAGTTGATATTCGGCCCCCAGGAGATGGGGTGGATTCAGTGGAGCTTGAGCCAGAGGAGTCACTCGACCCAGAGGCCTGCTTCACAGAGG GCTGTGTACGCAGGTTCCAGTGCTGCCAGATCAATGAGGAGGGAGCACATTATAAGAACTGGTGGAATCTCAGGAAAACCTGCTTTATCATAGTGGAACACAACTGGTTTGAATCCTTCATCATATTCATGATCCTGCTCAGCAGTGGAGCACTG GCGTTTGAGGACATTTACATTGAGCAGCGGAGGACCATCAAAACAGTGCTGGAGTACGCAGACAAGGTCTTCACTTACATCTTCATCCTGGAGATGCTGTTGAAGTGGGTGGCATACGGCTTTGTCAAGTACTTCACCAACGCCTGGTGCTGGCTCGACTTCCTCATCGTAGAC gtgtcccTTGTCAGCCTTGTAGCTAATGCTCTCGGCTACTCTGAGCTCACAGCCATCAAATCTCTGAGGACACTGAGAGCCCTCCGGCCCCTGAGGGCCTTGTCTCGGTTTGAGGGCATGAGG GTTGTGGTGAACGCTCTGCTGGGGGCCATCCCCTCCATCATGAACGTGCTGTTGGTCTGCCTCATCTTCTGGCTCATCTTCAGCATCATGGGCGTCAACCTGTTCGCAGGGAAGTACTACTACTGTGTCAACACCACCAACGACGAGGTCTTCCCCATCAGCGTCGTCAACAACATGACAGAATGCCTGAATTTGATCAACGACAGCGCCCGCTGGAAGAATGTCAAAATCAACTTTGACAACGTCGGGGCCGGATATCTGGCTTTGCTGCAAGTG GCAACATTTAAGGGTTGGATGGACATCATGTACGCAGCCGTGGACTCTCGAGAT TTGGAAGAGCAGCCTGAATATGAAGTCAACTTGTACATGTACCTCTACttcgtcatcttcatcatcttcggCTCCTTCTTCACCCTCAACCTGTTCATCGGCGTCATCATCGACAACTTCaaccagcagaagaagaag TTTGGAGGTCAGGACATCTTCatgacagaagaacagaagaaatACTACAACGCCATGAAGAAGCTCGGCTCCAAAAAACCACAAAAACCTATACCTCGGCCAGCA AATGCATTTCAAGGTTGTGTGTTCGACTGCATCACGAAGCAGGCCTTCGACATCGTGATCATGATCCTCATCTGCCTTAACATGGTGACCATGATGGTGGAGACGGACGACCAGACGTTAGATATGGACAACACCCTCTACTGGATCAACCTGGTCTTCATCGTGCTCTTCACCGGGGAGTGCGTGCTGAAGATGATCTCGCTGCGTCACTATTACTTCACCATCGGTTGGAATATATTTGACTTTGTGGTGGTGATCCTGTCTATTGTAG GTATGTTTTTGTCTGAAGTTATCGAGAAGTACTTTGTGTCCCCTACGCTGTTCCGAGTGATCCGTCTGGCCAGGATAGGCCGAATCCTTCGCTTAATCAAAGGTGCAAAAGGCATCCGGACGCTTCTCTTTGCCTTGATGATGTCGCTCCCTGCCCTCTTCAACATTGGTCTCCTCCTGTTCCTGGTCATGTTCATCTACGCCATCTTCGGCATGTCCAACTTTGCCTACGTGAAGCGCGAGGCAGGAATCGACGACATGTTCAATTTCGAGACGTTCGGGAACAGCATGATCTGTTTGTTTCAGATCACCACCTCAGCCGGGTGGGACGGCCTGCTGGCGCCCATACTGAACAAGAGGGAGCCGGACTGCGACAGCCAGATGGAGCACCCGGGGAACTATTACAAAGGCAACTGCGGCAACCCATCAGTGGgcatcttcttcttcgtcaGCTACATCATCATCTGCTTCCTCATCGTGGTCAACATGTACATCGCCGTCATCTTGGAGAACTTCAGCGTGGCGACGGAGGAAAGCGCCGAGCCGCTGAGCGAGGACGACTTTGAGATGTTCTACGAAGTGTGGGAGCGCTTTGACCCCGACGCCACTCAGTTCATGGAGTACAGCAAGCTCTCGGACTTTGCAGACGCTCTGGATCCACCGCTGCGCATGCCCAAGCCGAACATGATCCAGCTCATCTCCATGGACCTGCCAATGGTGAGCGGCGAGCGCATCCACTGCCTCGACATCCTCTTCGCCTTCACTAAGCGAGTGTTGGGCGAAGGCGGCGAAATGGACGTGCTGCGCGGGCAGATGGAGGAGCGCTTCATGGCCTCCAACCCCTCTAAGGTGTCTTACGAGcccatcaccaccaccctccGTCGAAAACAGGAGGACATGTCGGCCATAATCATCCAGAGAGCCTTCCGCCGCTACATGATCCGCCTGGCCATGAAGAAAGCCTCCGCCCTCTATAAGGAGAAGCTGAAGGAGGGCATCCGCGACCCCGACAAGGACGTGATGGTCATCAGCAAGTTCACAGAGAACTCCACCTCGGACAAAATGGACATGACCCCCTCCACGGCCTCCCCGCCCTCCTATAACAGCGTGACGAAATCGGACAAAGACAAATACGAGAAAGAGAatagagaaaaggaaaacaaagggaaagactcgaaagacagaaagaaatag